AAACACCTTTCTGATGTTTTCTATAGATcagaaaaccaacaacaacagcaagaaGAAGCACAGCAGAAACTACCAAACCAACTatcagtccaacagatccatcctctgtgtctcctcctgtctgacctgcaggtgagaaacaggtgtgaggtgtcagctgtcaggtaggtgatgagtgaagaacagaacagaatccatttcctcttcaaactgctgtcagacattatctactgcactctgatcacatcactcagaccagctgctttctacaaagtctcatcaacaacatctttagaaacaaacatcaacaaccaggaagcagcttcacctctgatcacacacacattcaactctactcactcacctggaggatcaacaacacTCAGTGTGATGTTGCAAATGTGTTCATTGTTTGTCCCACTCATGATGACACGGCACTTGTATGTCCCATTATCAGCAGTcatcacattcttcagaatcaaagacacgtctccatccttcatctgtctgtcctgcagatccgaccggttcttaaaagatggatgctggttggcTGCATCAAAGTGTCCATCTCGGTACAAAAGGACATATTTatctcccaggtcagctctgctccactctataGCTCTAATGTTgctgtttggagctcgacatgtcagagtgacgttctgtccagactttgctgtgatgttttcctggtctgaaacagaaaacaacacagagcaaagaggttaaaggtcaaagcagAAATGTTCACTTCTATAGCAGCGAAAAAGAGTGAGAAGCTACAGGAAATGATATCAAAGAGCTCACACATCGATTCAGTTCTCTTTGATTCATTTACCATATATGTGTTTCATATTGTAAATGTTAACTGCATCAGAGtgtcttatgtttgtttttttcatagtaTTTTTCATAATCGTCATTATTAATGTGAGGAGATGTTACATGTAAAGATGTTATTGGTTGGTCTGAACTCACAGACATTtggtttcttgtgtttttca
The sequence above is a segment of the Oreochromis aureus strain Israel breed Guangdong linkage group 3, ZZ_aureus, whole genome shotgun sequence genome. Coding sequences within it:
- the LOC120436910 gene encoding selection and upkeep of intraepithelial T-cells protein 7-like — encoded protein: MSAVTASLCSTLLFVGLFVFVSADQENITAKSGQNVTLTCRAPNSNIRAIEWSRADLGDKYVLLYRDGHFDAANQHPSFKNRSDLQDRQMKDGDVSLILKNVMTADNGTYKCRVIMSGTNNEHICNITLSVVDPPGQTGGDTEDGSVGLIVGLVVSAVLLLAVVVGFLIYRKHQKGVL